Proteins from one Hoplias malabaricus isolate fHopMal1 chromosome 2, fHopMal1.hap1, whole genome shotgun sequence genomic window:
- the LOC136675905 gene encoding transmembrane 4 L6 family member 1-like, translating into MCTASCSRCIAISLYLLAFISIVCNIILFFPGWSVQYAMNGEIMKEVKLMGGLIGGGLMVLCPALFIHLTGKHGCCGNRCGMCVSILFALLGVAGALYSFVVALWGLLLCKAKHEYSHYLSVMTDTDWCTKMKHFNTALFSILLVTSVLEFLLCVTQMINGLFGCICGTCKNTGILSWHIYSANSPTFPFPLLSSK; encoded by the exons ATGTGCACAGCAAGCTGTTCTCGCTGCATTGCTATCTCTCTGTACCTACTGGCCTTCATCTCCATTGTGTGTAACATCATCCTGTTTTTCCCAGGCTGGTCAGTCCAGTACGCCATGAATGGGGAGATCATGAAGGAGGTGAAGTTAATGGGTGGACTGATCGGAGGAGGACTGATG GTGCTGtgtcctgctctgtttattcaCCTGACTGGGAAGCATGGCTGCTGTGGAAATCGCTGTGGG atGTGTGTGTCGATCCTGTTTGCTTTGCTGGGTGTAGCTGGAGCACTCTACAGTTTTGTGGTGGCTCTGTGGGGACTCCTTTTGTGTAAAGCCAAGCATGAGTATAGTCATTACCTCAG TGTCATGACAGACACAGACTGGTGCACGAAGATGAAGCACTTTAACACAGCTCTGTTCTCCATTCTGCTGGTGACCAGTGTCCTGGAGTTCCTCCTGTGTGTCACCCAGATGATCAACGGCCTCTTCGGCTGCATCTGTGGAACCTGCAAAAATACaggg ATCCTTTCCTGGCACATCTATTCAGCCAACTCTCCAACCTTCCCTTTCCCCCTTCTGTCCTCAAAATGA